A window of Thalassophryne amazonica chromosome 12, fThaAma1.1, whole genome shotgun sequence genomic DNA:
AATGTATTTAGCATTGTAATCTATCATGCGTGTGTTCTATGTGTAAGATAAGTAAAGCTACTCAGAGTGTCAACTGTCATCTCAGCGAGTGCAGCCACcagccaccacagctccctgaggtgaagcattcgaCCCAGTGTTCTGCCTATCTCGCCAGGTGCAGAATGTAGGGCatgaaagtgaaagtgaagtgATAAGTGCATAGGTTGGAAAACACCACAAGCAGTCATGGTGTGCCGTGCAACACTTTGAACCCTTTGAGTTTGACATCAGTTTATAAAATATATTATATTGTGGCTCAGGTTGTAATAGAACTCTTAAATGGTGATGATTTTTTGGTAGTTTGTAACTCAATTTCACACTCCAACACTCCAAAAACCTGAGGCCTCAGAAGTAAAATGTGTTACAGTGGCACCTGTTTCCCCCTATCCTAATGTTGGGGTAATTGTGTAGGGGTTACATAAAAGGGGACAGGGTCAAAATGGAATTGAGAGCTATTATATTTATGAAAATAATGTGTATCATAGCGATGTGGAAGAGACATTCTTTAAGACTGTATATCACAGCTTGACTCTTTCAAACAATCTTAAAATTTGCTGTAATAAAACATGACAGCTCACATTATTTGAAAATAGTGTTCAGAGATATGAAACAAAATGCTACCTGCAATGAAAACGACAACCTTTATGTTACTGCTGACTATCTGAAAAGTCTCACTTTCTCACTgcatctttgaaaaaaaaaaaaaaaaactgtttttgttgtaACACTTTGAACGACACATCTTCTCTGCCTCTGGATTTACAATAAAtgcaaccattaaaaaaaaaacctatttgaCATGACATTTCCATAATACTGAAATATCACAGTCAGCGAGGGGGCTGTTGTGCAGAAGTGATGGATCAGCAGAAGAGAGTCTTACATGATAGCGTTGAGGCGGCATTTTTCATGGCCACTTTGCTCTCTGTAGCCTTTTATACGCTGGAAGGGCACCGGCTTCCTGCTGTATCTTGTACAACAAGCTGCACCTGTACGTGAGCCTGCTGCACACACAAATCAATTAGCAATTAGTCACTttatataagtgtgtgtgtgtgtccgtgtgtgcatgcatgcacacccGACTATATTGAACGAACTTACAGGCAGAGGAATCGAGCAGGCCCAGTATGAAGCAAAGCAGAATGGTTGTCACGGTGATCACAGCCATGCTGGTAATGCAAAGAACAAGAAGAGACGTTATTGCAGACTTTTACTCCCACCCGTGTATTTATATacctctgtggcactgctcacacTTACAGCCTGTGGATCCTAAATCGAGGACAGGAAGCCCACTATTACATCATGCTGCAAAGATGCAAACGTTGTACTTTTTGTTTACACATGAAGTCTTTTCTGTACAAATATGcaacactttgtgtgtgtgtgtgtgtgtgtgtgtgtgtgtgtgtgtgtgtgtgtgtgtgtgtgtgtgtgtgtgtgtgtgtgtgtgtgtgtgtgtgtgtgtgtgtgtgtgtgtgtgtgtgttggggtggggggCAGTGAGAATGTTGTGCACTGATGCATTGCATGGGTTCTCATCTATGCTTTTacaggtcagataaaaacacTGTTAGTGATCAAGTCTCTGATTGCTCGATTCACATTTGACAATTGTTTATTTTGCTGGAAATCTATAGgttttttcaaatttatgaaTAAAATATGGAACACAGTACAGTAACAGTAGCTAAACCAGCTATCACACACTCacgcatcttcaaccgcttactccagtgaaGGGTAGGGATATCCCTGCTGAGCCAACCTTgtctcatggcagtttgtggGACTGCGTTATGAaaaatacattaatctatgggtttgcgaCGGGGTACGAAAATGGGCCATTTTTTGTAATGGGgcatgaattcattttgtgacgggggcaCAAAATGTAGGGTGAAAGGGGAGGGGTCTTggggggtcatggttaatgtttggggagggtacacacttatgctatggTCATGGTTAGAGTTAGaacgggaagattataaatagcaaaataaataaaaaacgggGCAcgaaaacaaaacgtgagaccAGGCTggctgagcctatcccagcagtcatagggcatgaggcatgatacaccctggacagaacttctgtgtgttgcagggccacatatagacaaacaaacacattcacacctgcacgcatgtACAATTTATAGACTCCAATCCAccaaatctgcatgtctttggatggggAAGGAAGCCATAGCACCtgcagggaacccacacaaacatgggaagaacacataaactccatgcacaaaggccacaggtgagaattgaacccatgaccttcttgctgtgaggcaacaatgctaaccactaagtcaccgtgctgccccagcTAACATAgagctttttaaaaatcaatttttttgCAGCAGCATTAGCAGGGTATTATTTTCACtggtctgtgcgtgtgtgtgtgtgtgtgtgtgtgtgtgtgtgcgtgcgcacgtttgtgtgtgtgttagatatCTCAGAAACAGTGTTCCTGCCAAATTGGAGGAAATATTGTTTATAGATGTCTACTTGTGATAAGATTTTGGAAtaatttggtcaaaggtcaaggtcaaggaaaacatggtttaAGAAGACCTTTTTTTGTATAGCTCacaaaccaagaagcctagatggatcaaacttggcgggaatattacttgggtagatCTCTAGAGGCAGTTAGATTTTGGAGTTAATTagccaaaggtcaaggaaaatgaagGAATAATGTTGACagacagaagtcatatgatgaatcaTACAGAGTCAAAATTACCATTACAGACACAAgtatatttattatatattatcTTTGTTATTGaatatatgtattattatttatattcagCAGTAGTTTACAGTATGAGTACTACTAGTAGTACCTGTAAAATATGACTCATAGCACGTACAATATATGTCATCAAAAAATGCAACAATGCATTAATATGCAATTTTGAGATTTAGATAAATATTTATAGCTCGATTGGATGTGTGAATGTGCTTTGCATTAATTTACATATAAAGATATTTCTGTCAATACGACTCACCTGTCAAAGGTGAGTTGAGCACTCATTGTCTGGATTGttaacaatgttttaatatgattATGACTACAAAAATTTAACTTGCCCTTTAAATTTAAAGTTGTAAAACAGTGAGATGATTAAAGTTACTGACGATCTTCCAGTATTCACGTTCTTTACTTGGTTTAGATTTATATTATTGTTGAGATCTGCATGCTTGATTTTGCAGAATTTACACCCGATGACCATCATCCAGTTGTCTTGCAGCCAGATACTGTTCCACACCAACCCGTCCTCACTTATCCAGGCTTGGTTGCAGCACTGGCTCATGCACTTCCAGTGGCagagttattacctccgccaaggaggttatattttcggccgcatttgtttgtttgtctgtctgtttgtcagcaggataactcaaaacgttttgaacagattttgatgaaattttgtggagtggttggaaatgacaagaggaacaagtgattaaattggtgatctggatcccgatgctaacgcattagcatgtctatggcattttcaatgttaaaagttagcattaagcagttgcagctgtcatcacgttcgggtgcatttgttttcaaattgtaatatttcttaaatttattttt
This region includes:
- the LOC117522149 gene encoding C-C motif chemokine 20-like isoform X1; the protein is MAVITVTTILLCFILGLLDSSASGSRTGAACCTRYSRKPVPFQRIKGYREQSGHEKCRLNAIIFYTVKKNEICATRKDEWVRRTLDLLSSKLKKMSKISPAEGEEEKRNIVN
- the LOC117522149 gene encoding C-C motif chemokine 20-like isoform X2, translating into MAVITVTTILLCFILGLLDSSACSRTGAACCTRYSRKPVPFQRIKGYREQSGHEKCRLNAIIFYTVKKNEICATRKDEWVRRTLDLLSSKLKKMSKISPAEGEEEKRNIVN